A stretch of Desulfobacter hydrogenophilus DNA encodes these proteins:
- a CDS encoding radical SAM protein encodes MITQNEKISYVNRIEKDYAGVYETMNWLNSPGAMETATKAREELISAIFVRPDSPAAWQFAGTKPYTHGISPGCVLCGQGKWSCLFINNICNAACFYCPSGQNDRGLPMTSTVTFEKDLDYVRYVNRFGIEGVGFSGGEPLMTVDRVLDYLRAIGEHACRPIYTWMYTNGILATEDKLKALRDSGLNEIRFDLSADNYNLSGLEKAVGIIPVVTVEIPAVPEDLEITKPLTAVLSSMGVNYLNLHQIRCTQFNRPKLVRRGYTFIHGPGVSVFETELAALELIRYTLDRDIPLPVNYCSFTFRNQFQKAAARRRNANLIKKDWEEITPTGFIRAMSITGPNERLGLVLERFRSQEDEGWAVSTKQDRILFHSRLWQLIDFTGLELKVKYNTTALRPAATLRYPFTKVRLNQDKAVVIERDDRHQGIRLKGDEIPAFARQFLTPSGSGADPVGLSPEQDLAFSRFETFDQGLAPLY; translated from the coding sequence TTGATAACCCAGAATGAAAAGATATCCTATGTAAATCGGATAGAAAAAGACTATGCCGGCGTTTATGAAACCATGAACTGGCTGAATTCCCCAGGAGCGATGGAAACCGCTACTAAGGCAAGGGAAGAATTGATTTCAGCTATATTTGTCAGACCCGATTCTCCTGCCGCATGGCAATTTGCCGGCACCAAGCCCTACACCCATGGCATTTCGCCTGGATGCGTCTTATGCGGCCAGGGAAAATGGTCCTGCCTATTTATCAATAATATTTGTAATGCCGCCTGTTTTTATTGCCCCTCGGGGCAGAATGACAGAGGCTTGCCCATGACCAGCACCGTGACCTTTGAAAAGGACCTGGACTATGTGCGTTATGTGAACCGTTTCGGCATAGAGGGCGTCGGGTTCAGCGGGGGCGAGCCCCTGATGACCGTTGACAGGGTGCTGGACTACCTCCGTGCCATTGGGGAGCATGCCTGCCGCCCCATTTATACCTGGATGTACACCAACGGCATCCTGGCAACCGAGGATAAACTAAAAGCGCTTCGGGACAGCGGACTCAATGAGATCCGTTTTGATCTGTCCGCAGACAATTACAATCTTTCCGGTCTGGAAAAGGCCGTGGGAATTATTCCGGTCGTCACGGTTGAAATCCCGGCCGTACCCGAAGATCTTGAAATCACAAAGCCTCTTACCGCCGTCTTAAGTTCAATGGGGGTAAACTATCTGAATCTTCACCAGATCCGGTGCACCCAATTTAACCGCCCCAAGCTGGTCCGGCGCGGCTATACCTTTATCCACGGCCCAGGCGTGTCCGTCTTCGAGACTGAACTTGCGGCACTGGAATTGATCCGCTACACCTTGGACCGGGACATTCCCCTACCAGTCAATTATTGTTCCTTTACCTTTCGCAACCAGTTCCAGAAGGCGGCAGCCCGGCGCAGGAACGCCAATTTGATAAAGAAAGACTGGGAAGAGATAACACCTACAGGGTTTATCCGCGCCATGAGCATTACAGGGCCGAATGAACGGCTCGGCCTGGTCCTGGAGCGGTTTCGGTCCCAGGAGGACGAAGGCTGGGCGGTTTCAACTAAGCAGGACCGGATTCTTTTTCATTCAAGACTATGGCAACTAATTGACTTTACCGGGCTTGAACTCAAAGTCAAATATAACACCACCGCCCTCAGGCCCGCAGCCACCCTCCGGTACCCCTTTACCAAGGTTCGGTTGAATCAAGATAAGGCCGTGGTCATTGAAAGGGATGACCGGCATCAGGGAATACGGCTCAAAGGGGATGAGATTCCGGCTTTTGCCCGGCAATTTCTCACTCCCTCAGGCTCCGGGGCTGATCCGGTCGGGCTTTCACCGGAACAGGACCTGGCATTTTCCCGATTTGAAACTTTTGACCAGGGTCTGGCCCCTCTGTATTGA